The Sabethes cyaneus chromosome 3, idSabCyanKW18_F2, whole genome shotgun sequence DNA window GAAAGATAAATCAAGTTAGTGACCTCGGCATCGTACTCGACTAAAAAATTTACGTTTAACCTCCACTATTATGCTATTATTTCAAAAGCATCCCGACAGCTTggatttattgctaaaattgaaAAAGATTCCAAGGATCCTCACTGCTTTAAATCGCTATACTGTGCGTTAGTTCGTCCTATGCTTGAAAATGCAAGTACaatttcccagctagcaccaactcgtatatcaatgtacgaaaattatcgtaaatatctcctaacaaactcgaaatcgtaactaaagctggataaagtgggaataagttgattttctatcgtgtataatgataataactgacatacatacgattttcagcacaaaatcgtatagtagtacggagccaCTCGCGCTTAATCAGATTTTATCGTATGTAAATaattatatagtcgtaacgctcaaaattattcgtaatcacgtatatcgcctccaaaatagtacggatatgctaattttgcgcatcaaatacgatttattagcatgtatagcTGTACGTAATGCCGATTTTTATctgttttatacatatgaaaatgctagctgggttggcAGCTCTATCAGCTCACCTGGATCGAACGCATTCAAAGAAGATTCATCCGCATGGCCCTAAGGGATTTGCCCTGGATAGATCCTGATAATTTTCCCCCGTATCAAGAACGTTATCGCCTGCTACACTTAGACACTTTGGAACGGCGCCACAAAGTTCAACAGACAACGCTAGTGGCAAAAATACTGGAGAATGACATTGATTCACCGACCTTACTGACAAAATTAAACTTTCGTGCATCGGAAAGACATTTATGTTCCACGGCACTATTACATACCGCATTTCATCGAACCACGTTTGGGAACcatgaaccaatgcgatggctGCATGTATCCGGACATTCTCGCGGGCTGAAGGACTGCTCGAAATTACCGTGAAATTTGTGCAAAAATTGAGGAGAACTAACTggatataattttaatttgttgactgtgctaaaatattcattaaaaCTTAGTCAGATGGATGTAActaataatctatttatataatctatttatataagaggcttatgtctgtacagTGTACCGAAAACCACGTCTCTgataggacgtcataagaggcttatcggtaactaaaaacagattgcgtaactggttgactagactgctcgactggactggtcgattagacttcTCGATTTGATCGCTCGACTGAATTAAGCAGTCCagtgctcgactgaactgttcgactcaactgtttgattggacacttgacttgactgcttgactgaccagctcgatttaactgctcgagtggactacacGACCTacctactcgattcgactacttgacacatttgcttgacttactacgcgacccgactgctcgacttatctgcacgattgaactgctcgactggactgttcgattcgactgttcgattcgacgctcgactcaactgctcgatgcaactgcttgattccactgctcgactggactactcgactcgactgctcgaatgaactgcttgactcaactactcgattggcctattcgaatcggctgctcgactcaactgcttaacccgattgctcgattgaactgctcgattagactactcgatttgattgctcgactcaactgacagcttgattcaacagctcgactagactgctcggctTAACTGCtagcagggataccagacttgcagatttgtctgcaaattccagatttttggaacggtcttgcagatcattataaatttgcagatatttgcagtttttatgacttttattgttttggtgcagatttttgttcgaagcactttaaactttcacagacttcctaaaaaagtgtgcagattttcacagattattttcaaaccaaaaaATTCGAGttgccggaaaactgctcgattttttcggttttcgagcagttccagacatgtttttagaaaatatggcatctctgactgctagacttagccactcaacccaactgctcgacataactgctcgacacaactgctcgacttaactgctcgattcaactgctcgactggactactcgactgaactgctcgactcaactgttcgactgagccgcttgacccgactgctcgactagactgctcaactcaactgctcgattcaactgcgcaactagactactcgattcaactgctcgactggactactcgacttaactgctcgattaagtTGCTCGACtggctgctcgattaaactgctcgactggactgctagatttaactgctcgactcgaccactcgattcaactgctcgactcgactgcccgACTCAACTGCGCGAACGGActgtttgactgaacagcttgatttaactgctcgactagactgctcgatttgactactagacttgactgttcgactcgactgctcgtcccaactgtttgactcgattgcttgattcgactgctcgactcgcctgctcgactcgcatgctcaactcgattgcttgtcgcgatatcaaaTGGTCGTTGTGagatcagaccggaccaagtcgcaaaattttaaaaaatgaattaatgatagcaaacgatcaagaattttctatgcaacattttactcgaatcagactacataaatgttgcaaacagccagaagttatAATAAGATGTGTTGTAGATTCATctcggtgaaaaaaaaatttatttataaatttatagtcgtccggcatccttgtgacgtggccggcccaccgtagtctcccaactttcgccaggtgtccgatgggaatctctccaagcagtgcctgtagctcgtgattcgtctccgccactctccgttttccgtTTATGCTCcgccgcaacatctttcgttcaaaaacgacaagtgcacgtatgtcttccgtaagcaaagtaactgtcttaagtccgtagaggactaccggtctgattagtgttttgtgcatcgtcagctttgtgcggcggcatatgTTCCTTGATCGAATCGTCTTGCtgagggaaaagtagactcgatttccagcttgaatacgtcgttggatctcctttcttactcgtattattgtcggcgatgaccagagatcccaaatatacgaactcatcaaccacttccagttcatcgccgtcaatggtCACTGTCCGTGAGAGATGGATGTTGCTTTCCctgaagcctcttcctaccatatatttcgacgcattgatttgtaaccaggtccaaggtttctagtattgATGTCGAAGTCGCctacgaaggctaggagttgcgatattgaataacatacacgACAGTTCacccccttgccgcaaccctctgcacgattcgaaaggactcgagagtgtcttcGAAACGCGCgcgaagcacatcactcgctccagagtagcttttgatcagccgcgccagtttgtccggaaaaccgtactcgtgcattacctgccacagctattcgcgttcaactgtatcgtatgctgctctaaaatccacgaaaatatgatacatgggcacgttgtactctcgacatttctggaggattataatcactttaacagtttgggtcattcgtgacttctgcggggttgggatttgaacccgggtccttggcaggagaggcgtgaatgctaaccacttcaccgggactgacccctcgttctggaggatttgtcggagagtagaaattagatccgtagtagcacgggcccgcATAAAGGCCGCTTGATACTGACCTACGAATTCACTTtctattgggaatagacgacgcaacaaaatcttggagagcaccttgtaggcggcgttgagtcgataagtcttagtgACCTTGCGTATTATCTTGTGACCatacctcccaagtaacaatccaatagcaaattggtcttatgcatttcttatagtagttttatcagagcattgccaaatctatcaggttttataatgtatttcctcaagtgaatgttgtcttatttgattaacatttctgaagtatgattgaaggagacttgaagaaacacgcataaaactgaaatatcaataagtgtaattcaccttataagtggttttaaaggatacttgatttctgctcaaaaacgacgctccttaaaacctagcatcagttttgacaaaaatttatgacattcttctacaagattggtttgtcttaacattactaccataaaaccgtcttaaaaccgtatattcttgtaagaaaaatcatactctgaagaaagaacattctagcgtaaacaactgatctgtcaaaacgggctctgaaccaggagaaaattgaacaaatgtggatcttttaatcgaaacaAACTTTCATATGAAATCATATGAAAGCATATGAAAAATCaacgaaatcaaaaaacaatgaagatttccaaaggagctgaggaaggactatgccggtgatgatgcatcaatggtagatttgtatgttattagaaaatttgattcgattgtattttggcggaggcggtgcgggtttgtagagttgtttgtattttttaaactgaatatagaggtcattagccggtgttgggaaaatgttcgaaggggtttaagcagttgaagcatattttttttaaagacggttgtaacgacaaagtatataaaaaattttgcagatcaaACTTTActcatggaactgccgtgcagccctcttttaatttttaaaatcaatttatattggtaatcataatgactgctgtacttaaaaaatattaaactcaatgtaagtaggtgaacctccagcacaaaaaaACATCTTAAATTGACACttcgttgacgttttctttgtttatactggaatgattatcttgcaaaaaacttggtccccttaagtaattcaaacaattcttgttcgagcacaacttgtcttcttgAAGAATAccataagtatagatgaacttatcgacctcttggaaaatttttctttgtcttgtgcaagaaatgttagtctaataagcgctttcaggtTGATTGAGATAAAAccagtgaaaaaatggcgaacaggactgttttgattacttttgaaattttaGCCAATTGCAaatgggcgtttataaatatgttgttatgcaatacaggtatacctcgatataagacagcctcgttataaaacaatctcgatataagacaattcgatataggacaattttgtcttatatcgaaacaaatccctttgacatagctgataccgataccagagctgattttccattctgaaatcggtgccatgaagatgttcattatttcaaaataaccccaaaaatagtaaaaaactaatagttcaaacaataataaatagttcaaaaaccgtaaacacataacacagagcaaaactggcgaccgctaatgcaaattttttttgaaaaaaccatgtttcgatataagacaatttcgatataagacaacttttagaaattataaattgtcttatatcgaggtatccctgtaccataagtgatctaatctttttaaataaatgttcggacacttaaaagactttttgccgcaatttgttaaaaatttggtagctatcaacttcttcaagaaattattgaatttttttttattaaataaattttttaataatctagcgaaaataaccggcgcgttaaaattttctaactatcatgtcacaaaacatcgacaaactgagcgtgacatgaaaaatttctcattgattgacaacaaagcagctgcttttattttcgattttcatttatatccattttggaaaagcaatatctaTGAATGCTTCTTCTCTTATAGCTTctagtaaatttaaaaaaattaagactgtgaaaagtatatgttgtcttgcaagtgttctttgagaagacaaccataaaatcatcaacacttgtggtggttttcttttagtttcaagcggctcttggaagtcactataaatacatatcgataagaattacaagtttaaaaaggaccttgggaaatattcttgagaaccttctttagtgtgggcctccccagatttataagggtttcatggctgttttatcgccgatttgtagaattgcaagttttatattcggttttatggagcaaatgctggaaacctcttcaagtgcatcttaaaattgaatttgttacttgggctgagcgtacgtaccgttgagttcTTTCGGCACAAGTTCTGCAGCGCTACGTCGTCGAACTTGCAGCTATTCAGTACGTCAGAAGGCACCCGAGTGAtctcttggaagttgagagaagTAGGTACTTCTAAGTCACGAATTTCCGATTtatagtccgttttcgtcgtgtTGATCAATTCCCAATTCACCTGTCCAATTTATCCTACTTTTCATTCACTATTGGCATAAGGATGAAGATTGTCCACACCCATTATGCAGTTCAGATGCCCTTTTGAGCGCTTCTCACATGGGGGAAAACGCTTAGAAATTCGAAAGAGACTTCTTCCTTGTTAGCATATGGCTAAGCTACCCGCTGAGGCTGGTTACCCGATCTTGCATTGATCGTTCGTATCCCAACTGGTACTAACTACTGCTAGATAACTAAAGTAGACTTTTTTAATCTCTAAACTCTAGCATTTTCATAATAGTCGTTCTTCGCTAAGCGAATTTTGCAGTATTTAACGTGTTTGGCAGGAAAAAGTTTTTGAACCTCGCTTTTTATTCTGAGGTCAATCCTCATCTTTGCCAGTGCGTCTTTTTCCGGGTCAACCAGCCAACCAGCGTAAAGGTGCCGTTTATACTGCGTAACTATAACGTAAAggcaaaggaaaaaaaagacaaaagaattttttgaatTCCTTTCACGCGATTTGTTTTTGTGTGTCCCGTGAATTCCGGCATGAAAGAGTTGAAATACTAGTTCCACTTCTTTCGGGGCGTTATtctttatgttttttttctctcactgTCGAGCCGATGGCAGCGACGTCAGCCGCGGACGGCGGCAGACCGCGGTAAATCTTTTGCATGTTTAACATGCATATCGGTCGAATGGGTCTggccgccaccgccgccgtcACCGGCACTACGCCGCCAGATAACCCGTATATGTATTGTTCTGTGTGTGTTCGATTTGGCTATTCAAAGGTCTTCCGATCGACACGAGAAAAAGAACGCCGTTGTTGCCTCGATTTCTGACCCGTACCTACAGTCAGTACGGTTTTATTTTGTAGCATTGTCTGACTATTGACCAAAGAACCGTCTGGGGATAGATTCGTGGGTGgcaagaataatatttcctaaCCTTTCAATTAAGCTTTGATCTGAATTGTTCTCATAGACAACTTCAATTGTTCTATCTCTTTGTAGGAATTTACCTGCGATGTTTCGCTTGAAGGAGGCAAGAAGCCTCAGCCTCTACAGTTTTCCTTCACTCTATACGACCTGGATGGTCATGGCAAAATCACCAAAGACGTAAGTTTTTTTTACCCATTTTGCAAAAACAATGTAAATAACTTTTTACTCATTCACACAGGATATCGCTGGAATCGTGTCCACGATCTACGAGTCCATAGGCAAATCGGTAGTCGTTCCTCATTATGGCAGTAAGACCATCAACGTGAGGCTTACCGTGTCCCCGGATGGGAAGACAAAATCCAACGGTGCGGCAGCGAAGAAAGTTGCCATGACACCACGGCGACGCTATCGGCCGCGAAAACTCATCTCGGACGACGATGGTAGCGATACGTCGGAAAACTGTCCGCGAGTTATGCGCGGCCGGGCCAATACGGTAGCTGCGAACCCTactaacaacaataacaacattaAGCAGAAGGAAAGCAACGTGAACAAGGGCGAAGATGTTATCGATGGGATGGCTAACGGGTTAATCAAGAGTGCAGAAACGGCGGAAGCAACCTTTCACAATAACTTGGGTGGGAAAGGAAAGAACTCAAATGTAAAGAATGATAACATCTACGAAAGTATCAATAACCTGAAATGTTGCAATATCCAAACGGCGCAGGTCACTAAACCGCTAAATCAAACTGCCCCGCCAATGATGCTGAACAATTCTACCGCTTCGACTGTAATCTGCCGAGACTGTTCGCTGGAGGGGTGTCCAATCGATGAGACGCTACCGCTAGGGACAGTAGTCATTCCAGCCGCTCCAGCTGCCATCAGCAGTCGCGCCAAACGGAAGGTAGTTCGTAAATCTAGATCGTCGCGTAAAACTTCCAGGATGGCAGAAGACTTTAGCCGCCCCCGGGCTCGAAGCTTATCGGTGGGCAATGAAAACTGCTACGAGAACATCATCGACACACCGCAGGACGAATGCTGGAAAAGCTCCCTTTGTCGACGGGAATTGATCGAAATAATCCGGGATAGCATGGTGAAAAATAGTCTGTGTTTTCAACCAAATAGGTTAGTGCCCCAGTTTTTAAGTTGATCAATCTTAGAAATTATtaaacgtgttttttttttctatccaacAGAAAAGCTATGGATAATTCACCGAAGCATCGCCATCGGTCACATACGGTGTCGGCTCGAGTTGGAGGAAGTGGCGAACAATGCGGCGAAGCGGTTATCGCAACCCAGCAAGCCCTTATGGCGGCTCACGAGACGAACTTGTGCGGTTATGATTCCTATCTGCATCAAACTATTTGCGCAGCTGCCAGCGCAAAACATGCTGCACTGCATCTGAATGGTGGCGTAGTGGGAAACGGGGGCGTTTTCACGGCACTTCCCGTCCTAACGAGCACTCCCAACAGGCTGCTACAGCACCACAGTCATCACGCAAAAGCGAAAAGGTAGTACGGTTGTTTGATGATCGATTTCTAGCACGGTGTCTAATGATTTTCTATCTCCGCAGAAAGGAACATCGCTTAGCTATCGCTACGCGCAACCAATCGCATTTGGCGGCAGGTCAACCAGTCAAGCTGAGTACGGCAGTTCTCAATCAACAGTATCCTAATCTCTCGGCCGAGCAAAAGTTGACTCGTTCGATCAATCAGGTCGAAAAGTGGTTGGACCATCGCAGTCCGAAGTTAACTAATAAAGTAAAACTCGCAGAAGAGCTGGCAGAACGGAACCCTCGCACATCCGGAATGAAGTTGAAGCGATCGAAGAGCAAGGAGGAGATTGCTCACAAGTCTTCCAAAATAGATAACATTCTTACCACGGATTTACTGCTGGAAAATCTCAAAATAACCGAAGACATTGCGGAACTGAGTGTGGTGACACCGAAGAAGGCGTTCAACAAAGAATGTCTCATTAGCTCTGCCACGAAGAAAAACATCCGGACGCATCACACGACAAAAACCATCACCACGACGGCGCTGGGCTCGACCGTAAACGATAAGTCCTCGAAAGATCTGATCCAGCTGCAATACGCTTCCATTCCGGTTAATGCCCACCCGAGTGAGTGTGAAACCCTGATTCGCATTTCCGACGCGGAAGAAGAGCAGCCACCGCAAAGTCACGTTCATCAACAGCATCAGTCATCACCGAGTACGCCAACCCATCTTCCCAATCACcacggaggaggaggaggaggattaGCCGGTGAAAACTCCGGGTCGTCGGCATCGGCTGCTTCGACGACGGCGGTGCATCGTTACGTTCACGAGCACATTCACCATCACTATCACCACTTTGAGAATGACGCGGATGAGTCCTGAGGTCGGTTAGGTATGGATGATGGTGGTGGCTTGCTGCCGACGTCTTCCGGGAATCGATGTCTAGAGCTGGAGTTGTTAGATTGATAAGTTGCTGGGGTTGGGTCTTTTGGTGGAATCATTGCCGGTTTTTGGAACTGAAAGGACGATTCAATTCGGCTTTACATCTTTAATATACGAATGCTGCCATTTGAAGGTAagaaatttttgataaaattcaatattgcATATTTATGGTGAACCATCGGAATTTCAACGACGGTTTTTTGATGTtttaaacgaaatttttatacatAATCGCATTATTCCACCAAAACGTTATAAACTAAAAGCCATTCTGTCACACTGACTAGCATAAACCTTTGAAAACTGTATTTATGTCTGTATATTTAAGAAACTGAGCTTGAGTGTAAGTGTATGAACTTGTTCGCGAGATGGAATTGCTGAAAACTCTAGATTTAAACTTTGAACCATATGTACTTACAAAACTGACAAGTGTCGAACCACGTTTCCTCTAACTAATAGTGACTCTTATTGGGAATCTCAAAAAAGCATATAAACCCCTTTCGTTTCGACAACCGCCTAAAAGAGAAAACTGCCACAAAACCAACGCATATGTACCACTTTTGCAAACCTAAACAACCTAAAACAGTTACAGTAACTAGCATAAGTGTATTGTAAAAACAAAGTATAAATCTCATGTACTGCAGCAAAATGGTAATATTGTATCCTACGCGCTACACATCAACTTATCCCGCATCATAGAAGCTTCGCATACATAGAACAGTATTTTACTGTACGCCTTCAACAATCGGAATCTGCATtcctttagaaaaaaaatcagctatttggtaaataatttaaacatttaTGAATATGCATCTTTACACTACAAATAACATGTAACCCCTGTcccaaaaaaaacagaaatcaaAGCAAAAATTCACCCACCTGATAGAAAAGCTTTTCTTTGCGAAAGCTAGTAGTTTGTTAATACATCGTTGTACATAATTATAATTCCCCCACGGTtatataaaagaaaataaaactaaacgTTGAAGGAACTGTTAGATTACGGAAAAAACACAAATCACATTGCAGATATATGTTAAGCAGAAACGGGAAAAAGGGAAGAAAATATTAACAGAAACTTACAAGACTGATTTCATGTTATTCTTATTATTGTAATTTATACCGTTACTGATCAGTAGATTTTTGTCACCACCATTGAATTTTACAACTGCTATATCTTTTTTAACCCCTTATTCAACAACGAACAAAATTTAGCTCCCTTCTCTAGTTTCCGGCGCGCATTGTTTCGTATCAAATCGTTTTTATCGTTTCATATTCGTATTCGTTGGGCgcaaagcaaaattatttaaCTATCTTACTGAAAAAAGATGCTATCTAAAATTTGCacattcgattaaaaattaaaatctaaGCTTAAGCTTTCAGCGGCCATGAAATTTCTATTTAAAAACAAACGTAGGTTAGAGCTTATATCTTAATAATGTTTAGAAGATGAACGTTTAAAATAACGAATAAAATTACATATAGATTAAATTTggtctacagaaaattaaaacaaattgatCCAACAAAAATCGATCAATTGCTTGGGAATGATGTTTGGCTtagcgaaatataataaaaaaataaaactactgTTCAAAATAATGTATTCAAAAGTTAAGATTCTTCTTTAGTACACATCGAAATTGAGTTTTTTTGGAATCGTAAGAATATAAGCATCGGCAAGGACTAGTTTTCTTTCTTCACTTCTTGCTTTCATAGTGTGGGTAAAAATACTTCGAATCTTACTGAAATGAGTTTTTTTATATACTGTCTTGGTCAATAGTATTTAAGGTGCCTGATTTTTAGTTAGTGTCCTAAAAGTGGTTAAGACTAATTTATTCATTACACACACACATGTGCatgtaaaattttccaattCATCTTTTCCCACGGGAAGGACGTCGAAATAAAAATATACGCGAAtgtttgaagtttgaaaggtaaaaaaacctgtttgcttttttttgaGAAGATATCCGAAACTTTCATCCTACTAAATGACCATCAAGTTCTGGAGATGTAAATCCTTCATCTTAAATTGAtcttgaaagactcaaaacattGAATATACTCTCTCTCTTTCACAATTCCGCTTTGTGTTTTTAATGCTTGCTCTCAACTATCTTTGAACCTCGCTATCTGTTGTCTTTGAATATCTCACTCTCTCactctttctctcctctttctccggttctttctttttctctcgttctttctcacgtttttttttcgttttctcacattctttctctttctctttttttttcccTTTCTCtcgttctttctttttctctcattCTTTTTGTTTCTGTCTTTTGtccctttctctctctctttatCTTTCTCACACTCTATCTCTTGCTCAATCCTTTTCGCTCTTTCTCTCTCACATTCTTACTCTCTCACATTCTTCTCTTACTCTCTTTGTTTCTCTCTCTTCCTCCTTCtcatgctctctctctctctctctctctctctctctctctctctctctctctctctctctctctctctctctcttggtCTAGAAGTTTTGCAGTAAGTGAAAGAGCAGCGGAAACAGGAACAATGAATATATTGAAATAATCTTGAGGAGAGTTACCGCTGGAGTGGCGGGTTACTTCGATCTCGATTACGGTAATATTCCCTCTTAATCGTATAATCCAAGGAGCTTCCGAAGGTCTTGAAATTATGTTGTATCCGGAGCTTTAGTCAATATAACTGCCAGTTGTCTGTTGCTTACTTActcttacttatgtgtccatgtccgccagtccggcagaacaatgaaatgaaatcagagatctccactgctgtcggttacccgccatagctTTTACGTGTCGCCAGGACatgttctcgtctacagcccggatgtcggtGGCTAAACTGCGTCGCcacgagcctctgggtctgcctcttctacgctgtcgttgcggattccagtcgagtgcttct harbors:
- the LOC128742134 gene encoding protein naked cuticle homolog isoform X1 yields the protein MAGNIVKWWKHKILGGYKQFTVLQECATDSEELIYPVRASSACSAPPDLLLTSDREQMMKVKSSKQQHQQQQQQSQQTQSSHHQSSQQQNAGHHHHKGAPTTAASHQQQQQQHSKDSAFRKGSGKATTVRSDPDRVRLEEFTCDVSLEGGKKPQPLQFSFTLYDLDGHGKITKDDIAGIVSTIYESIGKSVVVPHYGSKTINVRLTVSPDGKTKSNGAAAKKVAMTPRRRYRPRKLISDDDGSDTSENCPRVMRGRANTVAANPTNNNNNIKQKESNVNKGEDVIDGMANGLIKSAETAEATFHNNLGGKGKNSNVKNDNIYESINNLKCCNIQTAQVTKPLNQTAPPMMLNNSTASTVICRDCSLEGCPIDETLPLGTVVIPAAPAAISSRAKRKVVRKSRSSRKTSRMAEDFSRPRARSLSVGNENCYENIIDTPQDECWKSSLCRRELIEIIRDSMVKNSLCFQPNRKAMDNSPKHRHRSHTVSARVGGSGEQCGEAVIATQQALMAAHETNLCGYDSYLHQTICAAASAKHAALHLNGGVVGNGGVFTALPVLTSTPNRLLQHHSHHAKAKRKEHRLAIATRNQSHLAAGQPVKLSTAVLNQQYPNLSAEQKLTRSINQVEKWLDHRSPKLTNKVKLAEELAERNPRTSGMKLKRSKSKEEIAHKSSKIDNILTTDLLLENLKITEDIAELSVVTPKKAFNKECLISSATKKNIRTHHTTKTITTTALGSTVNDKSSKDLIQLQYASIPVNAHPSECETLIRISDAEEEQPPQSHVHQQHQSSPSTPTHLPNHHGGGGGGLAGENSGSSASAASTTAVHRYVHEHIHHHYHHFENDADES
- the LOC128742134 gene encoding protein naked cuticle homolog isoform X2, translated to MAGNIVKWWKHKILGGYKQFTVLQECATDSEELIYPVRASSACSAPPDLLLTSDREQMMKVKSSKQQHQQQQQQSQQTQSSHHQSSQQQNAGHHHHKGAPTTAASHQQQQQQHSKDSAFRKGSGKATTVRSDPDRVRLEEFTCDVSLEGGKKPQPLQFSFTLYDLDGHGKITKDDIAGIVSTIYESIGKSVVVPHYGSKTINVRLTVSPDGKTKSNGAAAKKVAMTPRRRYRPRKLISDDDGSDTSENCPRVMRGRANTVAANPTNNNNNIKQKESNVNKGEDVIDGMANGLIKSAETAEATFHNNLGGKGKNSNVTKPLNQTAPPMMLNNSTASTVICRDCSLEGCPIDETLPLGTVVIPAAPAAISSRAKRKVVRKSRSSRKTSRMAEDFSRPRARSLSVGNENCYENIIDTPQDECWKSSLCRRELIEIIRDSMVKNSLCFQPNRKAMDNSPKHRHRSHTVSARVGGSGEQCGEAVIATQQALMAAHETNLCGYDSYLHQTICAAASAKHAALHLNGGVVGNGGVFTALPVLTSTPNRLLQHHSHHAKAKRKEHRLAIATRNQSHLAAGQPVKLSTAVLNQQYPNLSAEQKLTRSINQVEKWLDHRSPKLTNKVKLAEELAERNPRTSGMKLKRSKSKEEIAHKSSKIDNILTTDLLLENLKITEDIAELSVVTPKKAFNKECLISSATKKNIRTHHTTKTITTTALGSTVNDKSSKDLIQLQYASIPVNAHPSECETLIRISDAEEEQPPQSHVHQQHQSSPSTPTHLPNHHGGGGGGLAGENSGSSASAASTTAVHRYVHEHIHHHYHHFENDADES